In one window of Camelina sativa cultivar DH55 chromosome 15, Cs, whole genome shotgun sequence DNA:
- the LOC104746262 gene encoding polyol transporter 5-like, with translation MTGSVPENQTAPPPPPVKHVPSELGVPAKPPKKNRYAFACAILASMTSILLGYDIGVMSGAMIYIKRDLDITDTQIGILAGSLNIYSLIGSCAAGKTSDWIGRRYTIVLAGAIFFAGAILMGLAPNYAFLMFGRFIAGIGVGYALMIAPVYTAEVAPASSRGFLNSFPEVFINAGIMLGYVSNLAFSKFPLKLGWRLMLGIGAVPSVVLAIGVLAMPESPRWLVMQGRLGEAKRVLDKTSDSLAESALRLEDIKHAAGIPADCHDDVVQVSRKNSHGEGVWRELLIRPIPAVRRVMIAAIGIHFFQQASGIDAVVLFSPRIFEKAGLKTDHQQLLATVAVGVVKTLFILVATFLLDRIGRRPLLLTSVGGMVISLIALGTSLTIIDHTKKKVTWAVVLAIATVMTYVATFSIGAGPITWVYSSEIFPLRLRSQGSSMGVVVNRVTSGVISMTFLPMSKKMTTGGAFYLFGGIATVAWLFFYTFLPETQGRMLEDMEELFNGFRWRDSKNKPKGNPEKTIANPEVEIVSNKQYRE, from the exons ATGACAGGTTCCGTTCCGGAAAACCAAACAGCTCCGCCGCCGCCACCGGTGAAGCATGTGCCGTCGGAGTTAGGTGTCCCGGCGAAACCACCAAAGAAGAACAGATATGCATTCGCGTGTGCAATCTTAGCTTCCATGACTTCAATCCTCCTTGGCTATG atATAGGAGTGATGAGTGGAGCAATGATTTACATAAAGAGAGACTTAGATATTACCGATACACAAATCGGTATCCTCGCTGGATCACTCAACATCTATTCTCTTATAGGTTCTTGCGCCGCCGGAAAAACCTCCGACTGGATTGGTCGGCGTTACACTATCGTGTTGGCTGGAGCCATATTCTTCGCCGGAGCTATCCTCATGGGATTAGCCCCTAACTACGCTTTCCTCATGTTCGGAAGATTCATCGCCGGTATCGGCGTCGGATATGCTCTCATGATTGCACCAGTTTATACCGCCGAAGTCGCTCCGGCCTCATCCCGTGGCTTCCTCAACTCCTTCCCTGAG GTGTTCATAAACGCCGGGATAATGCTCGGGTACGTATCGAACCTGGCCTTCTCGAAGTTTCCGTTGAAGCTGGGATGGAGACTCATGCTCGGGATCGGAGCCGTACCTTCAGTGGTGCTCGCCATCGGTGTTCTAGCTATGCCGGAATCTCCACGGTGGCTCGTTATGCAAGGCCGTCTCGGCGAAGCCAAACGCGTTCTCGACAAAACCTCTGATTCCCTCGCCGAATCAGCTCTCCGTCTCGAAGACATCAAACACGCCGCCGGTATTCCCGCCGATTGCCACGACGACGTCGTTCAG GTGTCGAGGAAGAACAGTCATGGAGAAGGAGTATGGAGAGAGCTATTAATCCGTCCGATTCCAGCCGTGCGTCGTGTTATGATCGCCGCAATCGGAATCCATTTCTTCCAGCAAGCTTCAGGAATCGACGCGGTGGTTCTCTTCTCACCTCGGATCTTCGAAAAAGCCGGACTCAAGACCGATCACCAACAGCTTCTAGCAACCGTAGCAGTAGGAGTGGTGAAGACGTTGTTCATACTAGTCGCCACTTTCTTACTCGACCGAATCGGAAGACGACCGTTGCTTCTAACCAGCGTCGGAGGAATGGTAATCTCTCTAATAGCGTTAGGAACTTCTCTAACCATTATAGACCACACGAAGAAGAAAGTGACGTGGGCTGTGGTGTTAGCTATAGCTACGGTGATGACTTATGTAGCTACGTTTTCGATAGGAGCTGGACCTATCACTTGGGTTTACAGCTCTGAGATATTCCCCTTGAGGTTGAGATCACAGGGTTCGAGTATGGGTGTGGTTGTGAACAGAGTGACGAGTGGTGTGATCTCGATGACGTTTCTTCCCATGTCGAAAAAGATGACTACAGGAGGAGCGTTTTACTTGTTTGGTGGGATTGCGACGGTGGCTTGGCTTTTCTTCTACACTTTCTTGCCTGAGACGCAAGGGAGGATGCTTGAGGATATGGAGGAGCTTTTCAATGGTTTTAGGTGGAGAGATTCCAAGAATAAGCCTAAAGGGAACCCAGAGAAGACGATTGCGAATCCGGAGGTTGAGATTGTATCGAACAAGCAGTATAGAGAATGA